The following coding sequences lie in one Hoplias malabaricus isolate fHopMal1 chromosome 14, fHopMal1.hap1, whole genome shotgun sequence genomic window:
- the cacna1sb gene encoding calcium channel, voltage-dependent, L type, alpha 1S subunit, b, with the protein MDSGGGPALASFIMNEEELKRKQREKLKKLQATGGNPRPARSLFFFTLRNPFRKTCINIVEWKPFEIIILLTIFANCVALAVFLPMPEEDTNSTNSTLESLEYIFLVIFTLECFLKIIAYGLLFHEGAYLRNCWNILDFVIVFMGLFTLAVDTINKIAGVPTEKGGGFDMKALRAFRVLRPLRLVSGVPSLQVVMNSILKAMLPLFQVALLVFFLVTLYAIMGLELFKCKMHKTCYYQGTDLIALRDNEVPSPCAEAGNGRRCTINGTECRGGWPGPNFGITHFDNFGFAMLTVFQCITMESWTNVLYWVNDAIGNDWPWLYFVSLILVGSFFVLNLVLGVLSGEFTKEREKCRSRGEYQKLRERQQMDEDLKGYMEWITHAEVLDVDQEGQGLLPLKDSGSETESLYQMEGLNRVIYYYRLARHWNRVFRLKCTVWVKSKIFYWLVILVVLLNTLAIASEHHPQSESATQFQDIVNKILLACFAIEMVMKMYAFGLRTYFMSIFNRFDFFVVTVGILEIILVSADVMTPLGISVMRCVRLLRLLKVTKYWKSLSNLVASLVNSVRSIASLLLLLFLFIVIFSLLGMQVFGGKFNFPDRDIQRSNFDNFPQALISVFQVLTGEEWDTIMYNGIMAHGGPNSPGILVSIYFIILYFCGNFILLNVFLAIAVDNLTEAESLSSAQQEKEEEKARKKLMRTAPTQKTEEEKALMVKRLMEAKHKTEGMPTTAKLKVDEFESNVKEVKDPFPPADFPGDDEEEEPEIPISPRPRPMADLQLKETVVPMPEASSFFIFGPQNKFRKLCHRAINATPFTNFILLLILLSSISLAAEDAIDPKSFRNQILAYADIVFTTVFTIEIVLKMLVYGAILHTGSFCRNSFNILDLIVVVVSLLSMGLESSAISVIKILRVLRVLRPLRALNRAKGLKHVVQCVFVAIQTIGNIILVTLLLNFMFSCIGVQLYKGTFYSCTDPLKLTEEECQGTFVKYVRNKLHETEVHQRQWVNADFNFDNVLNGMLALFTVSTFEGWPELLYKAIDSDAEDRGPVYNNRVDTSLFFIIYIIIIAFFMMNIFVGFVIVTFREQGEQEYKDCELDKNQRQCVQYALKARPLRCYIPKNPYQYRVWYLVTSCYFEYLMFFLIILNTLCLGMQHCNQSDYITQLSDTLNVIFTVLFTIEMIVKLIAFKARGYFGDPWNVFDFLIVIGSIVDVVLSQVDAALESSGGLYCLHGCGYEENARVSITFFRLFRVMRLIKLLNRSEGIRNLLWTFIKSFQAFPHVALLIVMLFFIYAVIGMQVFGKIALVDGTEINRNTNFQTFPQAILLLFRTVTGEGWQKIMLACMSGKLCDPRSDYAPGEEYTCGTNFAVFYFLSFNMLCAFLIINLFVAVIMDNFDYLTRDWSILGPHHLDEFKKIWAEYDPEATGRIKHLDVVTLLRRIQPPLGFGKFCPHRSACKRLISMNMPLNSDGTVTFNATLFALVRTDLQIKTEGNFEQANEELRLIIKSIWKRTSMKLLDQVIPPIGEDEVTVGKFYATFLIQEHFRKFMKRQEEYYGYRPTKKSAAEIKAGLRTIEEEAAPELHRAISGDLVAEDEMDRAMEGGEEGIYRRSGGLFGGTNIDPFASEPSSPMSAQTSQRPLQFSESRPEDVESPPDSVFLPNTEFFPSTPTTTNKNNNANFTEGFIVELESLSAVGTRDQSFEDLRDSNMFLNRTPSIRGAEDSQSNFTVRTGTTQFPYNPSCGEANTQKVVEQKSSATDELIQQTLRNSGLDTLAEDLKFVSMTKKEVAEAMSITVEDMEGVSKEILNTPVVKPAKRKRRPIPVPPSVKSTEPKDATTAV; encoded by the exons ATGGATTCCGGTGGAGGGCCAGCCTTGGCCTCGTTCATCATGAACGAAGAGGAGTTGAAgaggaagcagagagagaaactgaagaaACTACAGGCCACTGGTGGGAACCCCAGGCCTGCCCGCTCCCTCTTCTTCTTCACGCTCAGGAACCCCTTCCGAAAGACCTGCATCAACATAGTGGAATGGAA GCCCTTTGAGATCATCATCCTGCTGACTATCTTCGCTAACTGTGTGGCTCTAGCTGTGTTTCTGCCCATGCCAGAGGAAGACACCAATTCCACCAACTCCACCTTG GAAAGCCTGGAGTATATCTTCCTGGTCATTTTTACTCTGGAGTGCTTCCTAAAGATAATAGCATATGGGCTCTTATTTCATGAAGGGGCCTATTTACGGAACTGTTGGAACATATTGGATTTTGTCATCGTGTTTATGGG GCTCTTTACTTTGGCTGTGGATACAATCAACAAAATAGCTGGAGTCCCCACAGAGAAAGGTGGAGGGTTTGACATGAAAGCTCTCCGAGCTTTTCGAGTGCTTCGGCCCCTTCGCCTCGTCTCTGGAGTTCCCA GTTTGCAGGTAGTGATGAACTCCATTCTGAAAGCTATGCTGCCTCTGTTTCAAGTCGCCCTGCTGGTATTCTTCTTGGTCACTCTTTATGCTATCATGGGTTTGGAGCTGTTCAAATGCAAAATGCACAAGACATGCTATTACCAAGGCACAG ACCTGATTGCTTTACGAGACAATGAAGTGCCATCCCCCTGTGCTGAGGCAGGAAATGGCCGCCGATGTACCATCAATGGGACAGAGTGCAGAGGAGGATGGCCTGGTCCCAACTTTGGCATCACACATTTTGATAACTTTGGCTTTGCCATGCTTACTGTCTTCCAGTGCATCACAATGGAGAGCTGGACTAATGTGCTCTACTGG GTGAATGATGCTATTGGTAACGACTGGCCATGGCTATATTTTGTGTCGCTGATCCTTGTGGGATCTTTCTTTGTCCTCAATCTGGTCCTTGGGGTACTCAGCGG GGAGTTCACTAAAGAGAGGGAAAAATGCAGATCCAGAGGAGAGTACCAGAAGTTGCGAGAGAGACAGCAGATGGATGAAGATCTGAAAGGTTACATGGAATGGATCACACATGCTGAAGTCCTGGATGTGGATCAGGAAGGACAAG GTCTTCTCCCTCTGAAAGACAGTGGTTCAGAAACAGAAAGTCTTTATCAAATGGAGGGTTTAAACCGTGTCATTTATTACTA CCGACTCGCACGCCACTGGAATCGAGTGTTTCGGCTGAAATGTACTGTTTGGGTGAAGTCCAAAATATTCTACTGGTTGGTAATCCTGGTTGTGCTCCTCAACACTCTGGCCATTGCTTCAGAGCACCATCCCCAGTCTGAATCAGCCACTCAGTTTCAAG ATATTGTCAACAAGATCCTGCTTGCCTGTTTTGCCATTGAGATGGTTATGAAGATGTATGCCTTCGGCTTACGGACTTACTTCATGTCAATCTTTAACCGATTTGACTTCTTTGTTGTGACTGTGGGCATACTGGAGATAATCTTGGTTTCTGCTGATGTCATGACACCGCTGGGCATCTCTGTAATGCGGTGTGTTCGACTCTTACGTCTGTTGAAAGTCACCAA ATACTGGAAATCTCTCAGTAACCTTGTGGCCTCGCTGGTAAACTCAGTGCGCTCCATCGCTTCCCTTCTCCTGCTGCTCTTCCTCTTTATCGTCATCTTCTCTCTCCTTGGCATGCAAGTCTTTGGTGGCAAATTCAACTTCCCTGACAGGGATATTCAGCGCAGTAACTTTGACAATTTCCCACAGGCTCTCATCAGCGTGTTTCAG gTTCTAACTGGGGAGGAGTGGGATACCATCATGTACAATGGAATCATGGCTCATGGTGGACCAAATTCCCCTGGAATTCTTGTCTCCATCTACTTTATCATCCTGTATTTCTGTGGAAACT TCATCCTCTTGAATGTGTTCCTGGCCATTGCTGTGGATAACCTAACGGAAGCAGAGAGTCTTTCCTCAGCACAACaagaaaaagaggaggagaaagcTAGGAAGAAACTCATGAG AACAGCCCCAACGCAAAAGACTGAGGAGGAGAAAGCTCTTATGGTCAAGAGGCTGATGGAGGCCAAGCATAAAACTGAAGGCATGCCCACGACTGCAAAG CTTAAGGTGGATGAGTTTGAATCCAATGTAAAAGAAGTGAAGGATCCATTTCCTCCTGCAGATTTCCCAG GtgatgatgaggaggaagaGCCGGAGATACCTATCAGTCCAAGACCTAGACCCATGGCTGATTTGCAGCTCAAAGAGACAGTGGTTCCTATGCCTGAAGCCAGTTCCTTTTTCATCTTTGGCCCGCAGAATAA GTTCCGTAAGCTGTGTCACAGAGCTATCAACGCTACCCCCTTCACCaacttcatcctcctcctcatcctcctcagcAGCATCTCTTTGGCAGCTGAAGACGCCATTGATCCCAAATCATTCAGGAACCAG ATCTTGGCTTATGCTGATATAGTCTTCACAACAGTTTTCACTATTGAGATTGTGCTTAAG ATGCTGGTGTATGGAGCCATACTACACACGGGCTCTTTCTGCCGGAACTCCTTCAACATCCTGGATCTgattgttgttgtggtttcactCCTCTCAATGGGACTGGa gtCCAGTGCCATCTCTGTGATTAAGATTCTCAGGGTGTTGAGGGTACTGAGGCCACTTCGAGCACTGAATAGAGCCAAAGGTTTGAAG CATGTGGTCCAGTGTGTCTTTGTGGCCATTCAAACAATTGGAAACATCATTCTGGTCACGTTGCTGTTAAACTTCATGTTTTCTTGCATTGGAGTCCAACTCTACAAG ggcACATTCTACTCATGTACAGACCCACTGAAACTGACTGAGGAAGAGTGTCA gGGGACATTTGTGAAGTATGTACGAAACAAGCTCCATGAAACAGAAGTCCATCAGCGACAGTGGGTCAATGCCGACTTCAACTTTGACAATGTGCTAAACGGCATGCTAGCACTCTTCACCGTCTCCACATTTGAGGGATGGCCTga GTTGCTCTATAAGGCCATAGACTCAGACGCAGAAGACAGAGGCCCAGTCTATAACAACAGAGTGGATACCTCCTTGTTCTTCATTAtttacatcatcatcattgcaTTCTTTATGATGAACATCTTTGTGGGGTTTGTCATTGTCACCTTCCGTGAGCAAGGAGAGCAAGAATACAAGGACTGTGAGCTGGATAAGAACCAG CGTCAGTGTGTGCAGTATGCTCTGAAGGCTCGGCCGCTCCGTTGCTACATCCCTAAGAACCCTTACCAGTACCGGGTCTGGTACCTGGTGACCTCATGCTACTTTGAGTACCTCATGTTCTTCCTCATTATCCTCAACACTCTATGCCTAGGAATGCAG CACTGTAACCAGTCAGATTACATAACTCAGCTGTCTGACACTCTCAACGTCATCTTCACAGTCCTTTTCACAATTGAAATGATTGTCAAGCTCATTGCCTTCAAAGCAAGG GGTTACTTTGGAGACCCATGGAATGTGTTTGATTTCCTTATTGTAATTGGCAGCATTGTAGATGTTGTCCTCAGCCAGGTTgat GCTGCTCTGGAGTCCAGTGGTGGACTGTACTGCCTCCACGGCTGTGGT TATGAAGAAAACGCTCGAGTATCGATAACCTTCTTCCGACTGTTCCGTGTGATGCGTCTGATTAAGTTGCTGAACCGCTCTGAAGGCATTCGTAACTTACTCTGGACTTTCATCAAGTCTTTTCAG GCGTTCCCCCATGTGGCCCTCCTCATAGTAATGCTCTTCTTTATCTATGCTGTCATAGGGATGCAG gtgtttgGTAAGATAGCTCTGGTGGATGGCACGGAGATCAATCGCAACACCAACTTTCAGACATTCCCACAAGCCATTCTACTATTGTTCCG AACTGTCACAGGCGAGGGGTGGCAGAAGATCATGCTGGCCTGTATGTCTGGAAAGCTCTGTGATCCAAGATCAGACTATGCTCCTGGAGAGGAATACACATGTGGAACCAACTTTGCTGTCTTCTACTTCCTGAGTTTCAACATGCTGTGTGCCTTTTTG attattaatttgtttgtgGCTGTGATTATGGACAACTTTGACTACCTCACCCGTGATTGGTCGATCCTTGGTCCACATCATCTGGATGAGTTCAAGAAGATCTGGGCAGAGTATGATCCAGAGGCAAC GGGCCGAATCAAACATCTTGATGTGGTGACTCTGCTCCGAAGGATCCAGCCACCACTGGGATTTGGCAAATTCTGCCCTCACCGCTCTGCATGCAAG CGACTGATTTCCATGAACATGCCCCTGAACAGTGATGGAACGGTCACCTTCAATGCTACATTGTTTGCTTTAGTCAGAACAGATCTTCAGATTAAAACTGAAG GCAACTTTGAGCAGGCTAATGAGGAGTTAAGGCTTATTATTAAGAGTATCTGGAAACGGACCAGTATGAAACTGTTGGACCAGGTCATTCCCCCTATTGGAG AGGATGAGGTCACTGTGGGGAAGTTCTACGCCACCTTTCTGATTCAGGAGCATTTCCGTAAATTTATGAAGCGCCAGGAGGAGTACTATGGCTACCGGCCTACGAAGAAGAGCGCAGCAGAAATTAAG GCTGGTCTGCGCACCATTGAAGAAGAAGCTGCCCCTGAGCTCCACCGGGCAATTTCAGGAGACCTTGTTGCAGAGGATGAGATGGACAGAGCCATggaaggaggagaggagggcATCTACAGG CGGAGTGGGGGTCTGTTTGGTGGGACAAACATAGACCCCTTTGCATCTGAGCCCAGCAGTCCAATGTCAGCTCAGACCAGCCAGCGCCCACTACAGTTCTCTGAGAGTCGTCCAGAGGATGTAGAGTCTCCTCCAGATTCAGTTTTTCTGCCAAACACTGAGTTCTTCCCTtcaacaccaacaacaacaaacaaaaacaacaatgcTAACTTCACAGAGGG ATTCATAGTTGAACTAGAGTCACTTTCAGCTGTAGGAACCAGAGACCAATCTTTTGAAGACTTAA GAGACTCCAACATGTTCCTCAACAGAACACCATCCATTAGAGGAGCTGAAGACAGCCAATCAAACTTCACTGTGAGAACAGGCACTACACAG